In Tessaracoccus flavus, the following are encoded in one genomic region:
- a CDS encoding polyribonucleotide nucleotidyltransferase, protein MEGQGIEFAEAVIDNGKFGKHTVRFEAGHLAQQADGSAAVYLNGDTMLLSATTAQKTPRESIDFFPLTVDVEERMYAAGRIPGSFFRREGRPGEGAILACRLIDRPLRPAFVKGLRNEVQVVVTILALNPSVMYDVVAVNAASMSTQIAGLPFSGPIGAVRVALIDDQWVAFPTVEQIEKSAFQMVVAGRVLADGDVAIMMVEAGGTESTWEVVRSGKTAPTEEVVGEGLEAAKPFIKALCDAQSELAAKLPKETYDFPVFRDYEDDVFEAVSELAHDRVAEAMQIAGKQERDEATHAIRMDVTEQLTERFPERLSEVSAALKALTKKIVRHRSLTEGVRIDGRGPSDIRTLSAEVEVIPRVHGSALFQRGETQILGVTTLNMLDMEQKIDTLSPENTKRYMHNYNFPPYSTGETGRVGSPKRREVGHGALAERALIPVLPPRQEFPYAIRQVSEALGSNGSTSMGSVCASTLSLLNAGVPLKSPVAGIAMGLMSEEVDGETKYVALTDILGAEDALGDMDFKVAGTRDFVTALQLDTKLDGIPAVELQKALLQARDARHTLLDVMGEAIDAPDEMSPYAPRIISLRVPVDKIGEVIGPKGKVINQIQDETGANIAIEDDGTVYVGADSGEAAEAAVAAINAIANPHMPERGERYLGTVVKTTTFGAFVSLMPGKDGLLHISKLRPLAGGQRVESVDDVVSVGQKLQVEISDIDDRGKLSLIPVIDEKDDAEA, encoded by the coding sequence GTGGAAGGACAAGGCATCGAGTTCGCCGAGGCCGTTATCGACAACGGTAAGTTCGGCAAGCACACAGTACGTTTCGAGGCGGGCCACCTGGCCCAGCAGGCCGATGGTTCGGCTGCCGTCTACCTCAACGGCGACACCATGCTTCTGTCGGCGACGACCGCCCAGAAGACCCCCCGCGAGTCCATCGACTTCTTCCCCTTGACGGTCGACGTCGAGGAGCGCATGTACGCCGCGGGCCGCATCCCCGGCTCGTTCTTCCGGCGCGAGGGTCGCCCCGGCGAGGGCGCCATCCTCGCCTGCCGACTCATCGACCGGCCGCTGCGCCCGGCCTTCGTCAAGGGCCTCCGCAACGAGGTTCAGGTCGTCGTCACCATCCTCGCGCTCAACCCGTCGGTCATGTACGACGTGGTCGCGGTCAACGCCGCCTCCATGTCCACGCAGATCGCCGGTCTGCCGTTCTCCGGTCCCATCGGCGCCGTGCGCGTCGCTCTGATCGACGACCAGTGGGTCGCTTTCCCGACCGTGGAGCAGATCGAGAAGTCCGCTTTCCAGATGGTCGTGGCGGGCCGCGTGCTGGCCGACGGCGACGTCGCCATCATGATGGTCGAGGCCGGCGGCACCGAATCGACCTGGGAAGTTGTCCGCTCCGGCAAGACCGCCCCCACCGAAGAGGTCGTCGGCGAAGGGCTCGAGGCGGCCAAGCCGTTCATCAAGGCCCTCTGCGACGCGCAGTCCGAGCTGGCCGCGAAGCTGCCCAAGGAGACCTACGACTTCCCGGTCTTCCGGGACTACGAGGACGACGTCTTCGAGGCCGTGTCCGAGCTGGCGCACGACCGCGTCGCCGAGGCGATGCAGATCGCCGGCAAGCAGGAGCGCGACGAGGCCACCCACGCCATCCGCATGGACGTGACCGAGCAGCTCACCGAGCGCTTCCCCGAGCGCCTCAGCGAGGTCTCCGCTGCCCTCAAGGCTCTGACCAAGAAGATCGTGCGTCACCGTTCCCTCACTGAGGGCGTCCGCATCGACGGGCGTGGCCCGAGCGACATCCGCACGCTTTCTGCCGAGGTCGAGGTCATCCCGCGCGTCCACGGTTCCGCTCTGTTCCAGCGCGGCGAGACCCAGATCCTCGGCGTGACGACGCTCAACATGCTCGACATGGAGCAGAAGATCGACACGCTGTCGCCGGAGAACACCAAGCGCTACATGCACAACTACAACTTCCCGCCGTACTCCACGGGCGAGACCGGCCGCGTCGGTTCCCCGAAGCGCCGCGAGGTTGGCCACGGTGCGCTGGCGGAGCGCGCGCTGATCCCAGTGCTTCCCCCTCGCCAGGAGTTCCCCTACGCGATCCGTCAGGTGTCCGAGGCTCTCGGCTCCAACGGTTCGACCTCCATGGGCTCGGTGTGTGCCTCCACGCTGTCGCTGCTCAACGCCGGTGTCCCGCTCAAGTCCCCGGTCGCCGGTATCGCGATGGGGCTCATGAGCGAGGAGGTCGACGGCGAGACCAAGTACGTCGCGCTGACCGACATCCTGGGCGCGGAGGACGCGCTCGGCGACATGGACTTCAAGGTCGCGGGCACCCGTGACTTCGTCACCGCGCTCCAGCTCGACACGAAGCTGGACGGCATCCCCGCCGTCGAACTCCAGAAGGCACTGCTGCAGGCTCGCGACGCCCGCCACACCCTCCTGGACGTGATGGGCGAGGCCATCGACGCTCCCGACGAGATGAGCCCCTACGCACCGCGGATCATCTCGCTGCGCGTCCCGGTGGACAAGATCGGCGAGGTCATCGGCCCCAAGGGCAAGGTCATCAACCAGATCCAGGACGAGACCGGCGCCAACATCGCGATCGAGGACGACGGCACCGTCTACGTCGGCGCGGACTCCGGGGAGGCTGCGGAGGCGGCCGTCGCGGCGATCAACGCGATCGCCAACCCCCACATGCCGGAGCGTGGCGAGCGTTACCTCGGCACCGTCGTCAAGACCACGACGTTCGGCGCCTTCGTGTCGCTCATGCCGGGCAAGGACGGGCTGCTGCACATCTCGAAGCTCCGCCCGCTCGCGGGCGGCCAGCGCGTCGAGAGTGTGGACGACGTCGTGTCGGTGGGCCAGAAGCTCCAGGTCGAGATCTCCGACATCGACGATCGGGGCAAGCTGTCGCTGATCCCCGTCATTGACGAGAAGGATGACGCCGAGGCCTGA
- the dapB gene encoding 4-hydroxy-tetrahydrodipicolinate reductase → MGSEVVRAVTRADGMTTVGGVDINEDRDKIGRAQVVVDFTHPDSVMDNIEWCLQLGIHMVIGTTGFTEERLERVRELCEAHPEVGVLIASNFSIGAVLMMKFAALAAPFYESAEIVELHHPNKADAPSGTSATTARRIAAARAEAGLGEVPDATVHDDGARGAVVDGIHVHGVRLRGLVAHQEVLFGAEGETLTIRHDSFDRVSFMPGVVAAIRHVVEQPGLTLEMEQVLGL, encoded by the coding sequence ATGGGCAGCGAGGTCGTCCGTGCGGTGACGCGGGCCGATGGGATGACGACGGTCGGCGGTGTCGACATCAACGAGGACCGGGACAAGATCGGGCGCGCCCAGGTGGTGGTCGACTTCACCCACCCCGATTCGGTGATGGACAACATCGAGTGGTGTCTCCAGCTCGGCATCCACATGGTCATCGGGACGACCGGCTTCACCGAGGAGCGGCTGGAACGCGTCCGGGAGCTCTGCGAGGCGCATCCGGAGGTGGGCGTGCTCATCGCGTCGAACTTCTCCATCGGGGCCGTGCTCATGATGAAGTTCGCAGCGCTCGCAGCTCCGTTCTACGAGTCCGCCGAGATCGTCGAACTACACCATCCGAACAAGGCCGACGCCCCGTCGGGCACCTCCGCGACGACGGCTCGTCGGATCGCCGCAGCCCGAGCAGAGGCGGGGCTGGGGGAGGTGCCGGACGCCACCGTGCACGACGACGGGGCGCGGGGCGCGGTCGTCGACGGTATCCACGTCCACGGCGTGCGCCTGCGCGGGCTCGTGGCCCACCAGGAGGTCCTTTTCGGGGCGGAGGGGGAGACGCTGACGATCCGGCACGACTCCTTCGACCGGGTCTCGTTCATGCCCGGGGTGGTGGCTGCGATCCGCCACGTGGTGGAGCAGCCAGGGCTAACCCTGGAGATGGAGCAGGTCCTCGGGCTCTAG
- a CDS encoding BCCT family transporter — MGFGINQITAGLEHLGVLEATPGIKVVLITIITALATVSVVTGLDKGIAFPSRANLALAALFLVGVLILGPTLFILRDLIASIGNYVQNFVSLSFQTFPFYGEAGASWLAGWTTNYWAWWISWSPFVGVFIARISRGRTVREFLVGVLLVPTLMTIVWFSVLGGAALHREIFGGGGIIDDGAVDTDTALFDLLATMPGSALLSGIAITLVVIFFVTSADSGAFVVDMLANGGNPTPPVWSRVMWAVLSGSIAAVLIWAGANSSSDMPGANTVGMAALQALTLLAATPFSLVMVAMAFATVKALRADHAQWQAAQDRATRRELVRDTAERVLERPNG, encoded by the coding sequence CTGGGCTTCGGCATCAACCAGATCACGGCCGGGCTGGAGCACCTCGGCGTTCTCGAAGCGACGCCTGGGATCAAGGTTGTGCTGATCACGATCATCACGGCGCTGGCCACCGTCTCCGTGGTCACGGGACTCGACAAGGGAATCGCGTTCCCCTCCCGTGCCAACCTCGCGCTGGCCGCTCTCTTCCTGGTCGGAGTCCTCATCCTCGGACCGACTCTCTTCATCCTCCGCGACCTCATCGCCAGCATCGGCAACTACGTGCAGAACTTCGTCTCGCTCTCCTTCCAGACCTTCCCGTTTTACGGCGAGGCGGGGGCGTCGTGGCTCGCGGGGTGGACCACCAACTACTGGGCGTGGTGGATCTCGTGGTCGCCGTTCGTCGGGGTGTTCATCGCTCGGATCTCACGCGGGCGCACCGTCCGGGAGTTCCTCGTCGGAGTGCTGCTCGTGCCTACGCTCATGACCATCGTCTGGTTCTCGGTGCTGGGTGGAGCGGCACTGCACCGCGAGATCTTCGGCGGCGGAGGCATCATCGACGACGGAGCGGTCGACACCGACACGGCCCTGTTCGACCTGCTCGCCACGATGCCGGGATCGGCGCTCCTCTCTGGTATCGCCATCACCCTCGTGGTTATCTTCTTCGTCACGAGCGCGGACTCCGGTGCCTTTGTGGTCGACATGCTCGCTAACGGTGGCAATCCCACTCCACCGGTCTGGTCCCGTGTCATGTGGGCGGTGCTCTCCGGATCGATCGCAGCGGTGCTGATCTGGGCGGGAGCCAATAGTTCCTCGGACATGCCTGGAGCCAACACCGTGGGGATGGCCGCCCTACAGGCGCTCACGCTGCTGGCCGCAACACCCTTCTCACTCGTGATGGTCGCGATGGCCTTCGCGACGGTAAAGGCGCTGCGCGCCGACCATGCGCAGTGGCAGGCGGCCCAGGATCGGGCCACCCGACGGGAACTCGTTCGCGACACCGCTGAACGGGTGCTCGAACGGCCCAACGGCTAG
- a CDS encoding GNAT family N-acetyltransferase — protein MSAIDTVRLALPAEAVDIARIQRRVWSDSGLLSAAAESFSADEATRAWHDAIVKPALAHQRVLVAIAEAGVVGFAVTGPSADPDQQERVGQIAEFVVDPRHRGAGHGSRLINAAVDTLRQDGYLVATMWLPTTNDSLRAFLSSCGWGPDGAHQEVGAQDGGTTLKLIRLHTDISTPTA, from the coding sequence ATGTCCGCCATCGATACCGTGCGCCTTGCGCTGCCCGCTGAAGCCGTCGACATCGCCCGCATCCAGCGGCGGGTGTGGTCCGACTCGGGCCTGCTCAGCGCTGCCGCCGAGAGCTTCAGTGCCGACGAGGCCACGCGTGCCTGGCACGACGCCATCGTCAAGCCGGCACTGGCGCACCAGCGCGTGCTCGTGGCGATCGCCGAAGCTGGGGTGGTCGGTTTCGCCGTCACCGGACCCAGCGCGGACCCGGACCAGCAGGAGCGGGTCGGGCAGATCGCCGAATTCGTCGTCGATCCGCGCCACCGCGGCGCGGGGCACGGTTCCCGCCTCATCAATGCCGCGGTCGACACGCTGCGGCAGGACGGCTACCTCGTGGCGACCATGTGGCTGCCGACCACCAACGACTCGCTGCGGGCCTTCCTCTCGTCCTGCGGCTGGGGCCCGGACGGCGCCCACCAGGAGGTCGGCGCCCAGGACGGCGGGACGACCCTCAAGCTCATCCGGCTCCATACCGACATCTCCACCCCGACCGCCTGA
- a CDS encoding ribonuclease J: MPDLKLPPKLAPGTLRVIPLGGLGDVGRNMTAFEIDGQIAIVDCGVLFPEDHHPGVDLILPALDYLRDRLDDIVALVLTHGHEDHIGAVPYLLKMRSDIPVYGSKLTLAFLSAKLREHRIREFVLDAVEEGEILEIGNYEFEFLAVNHSIPDALAVAIRTDGGTVLHTGDFKMDQLPLDGRITDLRGFARLGEEGVDLFLVDSTNAESPGFTTHEKDIEPAMQRVFEAATGKLIVASFASHVHRIQQVMDMAVKHGRKVVYVGRSMVRNMSTARDLGYLKVPASTLIELKEIGKYRDDEVVIVSTGSQGEPLAALSRISNQDHPVISVGQGDTVLLASSLIPGNENSVYRVINGLTRLGANVVHKGNAMVHVSGHASAGELLYCYNIIKPRNVLPVHGEVRHLVANGKLATQTGIPAERVLVIGDGDVVDLKDGVARKVGSVDASYIFVDGSTVGDISESIMDRRILGEEGFVSVITVVDLHNRRIVSGPEIHTRGLAEEDHVFAEAEKRLTKALTDAMNDGVNDAYRLQQVTRRTVGQWVAKALRRRPMIVPVVVTT; encoded by the coding sequence ATGCCCGACTTGAAACTGCCACCCAAGCTCGCTCCCGGAACGCTGCGGGTCATCCCGCTCGGCGGGTTGGGAGACGTGGGCCGCAACATGACGGCCTTCGAGATCGACGGCCAGATCGCGATCGTCGACTGTGGCGTGCTCTTCCCGGAGGATCATCACCCCGGCGTCGACCTGATCCTCCCCGCACTGGACTACCTGCGCGACCGGCTGGACGACATCGTCGCGCTCGTGCTGACCCACGGCCACGAGGACCACATCGGCGCGGTGCCCTACCTGCTCAAGATGCGAAGCGACATCCCGGTCTACGGCTCCAAGCTGACGCTGGCGTTCCTCAGCGCGAAGCTCCGCGAACACCGCATCCGCGAATTCGTCCTCGATGCGGTCGAGGAGGGCGAGATTCTCGAGATCGGCAACTACGAGTTCGAGTTTCTCGCGGTCAACCACTCCATCCCGGACGCACTCGCCGTCGCGATCCGCACTGATGGCGGCACCGTGCTGCACACCGGCGATTTCAAGATGGACCAGCTTCCGCTGGACGGCCGCATCACGGACCTGCGCGGCTTCGCCCGGTTGGGCGAGGAGGGGGTGGACCTGTTCCTCGTCGACTCGACGAACGCCGAGTCACCCGGCTTCACGACGCATGAGAAGGACATCGAACCGGCCATGCAGCGGGTCTTCGAAGCCGCCACGGGCAAGCTCATCGTGGCCAGCTTCGCCAGCCACGTCCACCGCATCCAGCAGGTGATGGACATGGCGGTCAAGCATGGGCGCAAGGTCGTCTACGTCGGCCGCTCGATGGTGCGCAACATGTCGACCGCCCGCGACCTCGGCTACCTCAAGGTGCCGGCCTCGACCCTGATCGAGCTGAAGGAGATCGGCAAGTACCGCGACGACGAAGTGGTGATCGTCTCGACGGGCTCGCAGGGTGAGCCGCTGGCGGCGCTCAGCAGAATCTCCAACCAGGACCATCCGGTGATCTCGGTGGGGCAGGGCGACACGGTCCTGCTGGCCAGCTCGCTCATCCCCGGGAACGAGAACTCGGTCTACCGCGTCATCAACGGGCTCACCCGGCTCGGCGCCAACGTGGTCCACAAGGGCAACGCGATGGTCCACGTGTCCGGCCACGCATCCGCGGGCGAACTGCTCTACTGCTACAACATCATCAAGCCCCGCAACGTCCTGCCCGTCCACGGCGAGGTACGCCACCTCGTCGCCAACGGCAAGCTCGCGACCCAGACAGGGATTCCCGCTGAGCGGGTGCTCGTCATCGGCGACGGCGACGTCGTGGATCTCAAGGACGGTGTGGCACGCAAGGTGGGCTCGGTGGACGCCAGCTACATCTTCGTCGACGGGTCGACCGTCGGTGACATCTCGGAGTCCATCATGGACCGGCGCATCCTGGGCGAGGAGGGTTTCGTCTCCGTCATCACGGTCGTCGACCTGCACAACCGGCGCATCGTGTCGGGACCGGAGATCCACACCCGCGGTCTGGCAGAGGAGGATCACGTCTTCGCCGAGGCCGAGAAGCGCCTGACGAAGGCCCTCACCGACGCGATGAACGACGGGGTCAACGACGCGTACCGGCTGCAGCAGGTCACGCGGAGGACAGTGGGGCAGTGGGTCGCCAAGGCGCTGCGTCGCCGTCCGATGATCGTGCCTGTGGTGGTGACGACCTGA
- the rplU gene encoding 50S ribosomal protein L21: MYAIVRNGGRQHKVAVGDVLDIDLVSEEVGGTVSLQPLLLVDGDEITSDAKGLDKVSVTAEVLGEKKGPKIRILKYKNKTGYKKRQGHRQRYTQVKVTDIKA, from the coding sequence GTGTACGCGATCGTGCGCAACGGTGGTCGTCAGCACAAGGTTGCTGTCGGCGACGTCCTGGACATCGATCTGGTGTCCGAAGAGGTCGGCGGTACCGTCTCCCTGCAGCCCCTGCTGCTGGTCGACGGCGACGAGATCACCTCTGATGCCAAGGGACTCGACAAGGTGTCCGTCACCGCCGAGGTCCTTGGCGAGAAGAAGGGTCCGAAGATCCGGATCCTGAAGTACAAGAACAAGACCGGCTACAAGAAGCGCCAGGGGCACCGCCAGCGGTACACCCAGGTCAAGGTCACCGACATCAAGGCCTGA
- the rpmA gene encoding 50S ribosomal protein L27, translating to MAHKKGASSTRNGRDSNAQRLGVKRYGGQVVGAGEILVRQRGTHFHPGDGVGRGGDDTLFALVQGEVQFGVKRGRRVINVLPA from the coding sequence ATGGCACACAAGAAGGGCGCGTCCTCGACGCGCAACGGTCGTGACTCGAACGCGCAGCGTCTGGGCGTCAAGCGCTACGGCGGCCAGGTCGTCGGCGCCGGCGAGATCCTGGTCCGCCAGCGCGGCACACACTTCCACCCGGGTGACGGCGTCGGTCGCGGTGGCGACGACACCCTGTTCGCTCTGGTCCAGGGCGAGGTGCAGTTCGGCGTGAAGCGCGGACGTCGCGTCATCAACGTTCTGCCCGCCTGA
- the obgE gene encoding GTPase ObgE, with translation MAIPSFVDRVKLTVEAGNGGHGCASVHREKFKPLGGPDGGNGGDGGSIIFRVDDSLSTLVEYHRQSVRRAVNGQPGRGDHQHGARGQDVVLAVPSGTIISDADTGEVLADLTEIGAEFIAAEGGKGGLGNAALASASRKAPGFALLGEEGQSRAVQLELKVVADVGLVGFPSAGKSSLIAAISRARPKIADYPFTTLVPNLGVVVAGDVTYTVADVPGLIEGASEGRGLGFDFLRHIERCQAIVHVIDLGTYEPGRDPISDLEVIEAELAAHGGLEDRVRMIALNKIDLPDAPDLADIALPELKKFGHRIFRISTKTGEGLPELKFAMAEVVAARRAALPAAAAPKKVLRPSPVASKGSQEEFTIVKKGDGEGGFVWRVRGAKPERWIRQTDFNNAEAVGYLADRLNRLGVEDKLLEIGARPGDAVAIGGEDAVVFDFAPQVDVGAEILSRRGEDTRLEEQRPAVTRRRRMDAEYHAAKAVDYATGGYQPEADDEE, from the coding sequence ATGGCGATTCCCTCATTCGTCGACCGAGTCAAGCTGACGGTCGAGGCGGGAAATGGCGGGCATGGCTGCGCCTCCGTCCACCGTGAAAAGTTCAAGCCTCTCGGCGGTCCCGACGGCGGCAACGGCGGCGACGGCGGCTCGATCATCTTCCGCGTGGACGATTCGCTGTCCACGCTGGTCGAATACCACCGTCAGTCGGTGCGTCGCGCGGTCAACGGGCAGCCCGGTCGCGGAGACCACCAGCACGGTGCCCGTGGCCAGGATGTGGTGCTCGCTGTCCCCAGCGGCACGATCATCTCCGACGCCGACACCGGGGAGGTGCTCGCCGACCTCACGGAGATTGGCGCTGAGTTCATCGCCGCCGAAGGTGGCAAGGGCGGACTGGGCAACGCCGCGCTGGCATCCGCGAGTCGCAAGGCGCCGGGCTTTGCGCTGCTGGGAGAAGAGGGACAGTCCCGGGCCGTCCAGTTGGAACTGAAGGTCGTCGCCGATGTGGGGCTGGTCGGGTTCCCGTCGGCCGGGAAGTCGTCGCTCATCGCCGCGATCTCCCGCGCCAGGCCCAAGATCGCGGACTACCCGTTCACCACCCTCGTGCCGAACCTGGGCGTCGTCGTCGCCGGAGACGTGACCTACACGGTCGCCGATGTGCCCGGGCTCATCGAAGGCGCATCGGAGGGCCGCGGCCTGGGCTTCGACTTCCTCCGCCACATCGAGCGCTGCCAGGCGATCGTCCACGTCATTGATCTCGGCACCTACGAGCCCGGACGCGACCCCATCTCGGATCTGGAGGTCATCGAGGCCGAACTGGCTGCGCACGGGGGCCTCGAGGACCGGGTGAGGATGATCGCGCTCAACAAGATCGACCTGCCCGACGCCCCCGACCTGGCCGATATCGCCCTGCCTGAGTTGAAGAAGTTCGGCCACAGGATCTTCCGTATCTCCACGAAGACCGGAGAGGGACTGCCGGAGTTGAAGTTCGCGATGGCCGAAGTCGTCGCGGCCCGTCGCGCTGCACTGCCCGCCGCGGCTGCCCCGAAGAAGGTGCTGCGGCCCTCTCCCGTGGCGAGCAAGGGCTCCCAGGAGGAGTTCACGATCGTCAAGAAGGGCGACGGCGAGGGCGGCTTCGTCTGGCGGGTGCGCGGCGCCAAGCCCGAACGGTGGATCAGGCAGACCGACTTCAACAACGCCGAAGCGGTTGGTTACCTGGCCGACAGGCTCAACAGGCTCGGCGTCGAGGACAAACTCCTCGAGATCGGCGCCCGTCCGGGCGATGCTGTGGCCATTGGTGGCGAGGATGCGGTCGTGTTCGACTTCGCCCCGCAGGTTGATGTGGGGGCCGAGATTCTCAGCCGTCGCGGCGAGGACACGCGGCTGGAGGAGCAGCGACCCGCCGTCACCCGGCGTCGACGCATGGATGCCGAGTACCACGCGGCCAAGGCGGTGGACTACGCGACCGGCGGTTACCAGCCCGAAGCCGACGATGAGGAGTGA
- the proB gene encoding glutamate 5-kinase — protein MRSEIADAKRVVVKVGSSSLTGPDGHLDHGRVRELARLLSALHGRGARVVLVTSGAIAAGLLPLGLTRRPRDLETQQAAAAVGQGLLVRHYADAFAEHGVTVAQLLLTVEDVLRPRTYRNALNTISRLFRLGVVPIVNENDTVATHEIRFGDNDKLAALIAHLVRADALLLMSDVDGLYTAHPDTPGARRIDRVDDLTTLDVDTSRVGSKVGTGGMRTKLQAADIATQAGVSVVLGHADDLERALAGDEVGTFFAPVRKRRPRRLLWLAFAAEPRGFLHVDAGARDALLHGKASLLAAGIREVRGVFSEGEPVEMIGPDGHPVGRGFVAYSSADLEHEMGHSSSEAGHRHQRPVVHRDHMMLATD, from the coding sequence ATGAGGAGTGAGATCGCCGACGCCAAGCGCGTCGTGGTGAAGGTGGGATCCTCGTCCCTGACCGGCCCGGATGGGCATCTCGACCACGGCCGGGTGCGCGAGCTGGCACGGCTGCTGTCGGCGCTGCATGGCCGCGGCGCGCGCGTCGTGTTGGTGACCTCGGGCGCGATCGCCGCCGGCCTCCTGCCGCTGGGACTCACGCGCCGCCCCCGCGACCTGGAAACGCAACAGGCGGCTGCTGCCGTGGGGCAGGGACTGCTGGTCCGGCATTACGCGGACGCGTTCGCCGAGCACGGGGTCACGGTGGCGCAGTTGCTCCTGACCGTCGAGGACGTCCTGCGTCCCAGGACGTACCGCAACGCGCTCAACACGATCTCGCGGTTGTTCCGGCTTGGGGTGGTGCCCATCGTCAACGAGAACGACACGGTGGCAACCCATGAGATCCGGTTCGGCGACAACGACAAGCTGGCAGCCCTCATCGCCCATCTCGTCCGTGCCGACGCGCTGCTGCTCATGAGCGACGTCGACGGGCTCTACACCGCCCACCCTGATACCCCAGGGGCTCGCCGGATCGACAGGGTCGACGACCTCACCACCCTGGACGTGGATACGTCACGCGTAGGGTCGAAGGTCGGCACGGGTGGCATGCGGACCAAGCTGCAGGCGGCGGACATCGCCACCCAGGCCGGGGTCAGCGTCGTGTTGGGCCATGCCGACGACCTCGAGCGTGCTCTGGCCGGCGATGAGGTGGGCACGTTCTTCGCGCCTGTTCGCAAACGCCGCCCGCGCAGGCTGCTCTGGCTGGCTTTCGCGGCCGAGCCACGCGGCTTCCTCCACGTGGACGCCGGCGCGCGCGATGCTCTGCTGCACGGCAAGGCCTCCCTCCTCGCCGCTGGCATCCGTGAGGTGCGGGGGGTCTTCTCCGAGGGCGAGCCGGTGGAGATGATCGGCCCGGACGGGCACCCGGTCGGTCGCGGCTTCGTCGCCTACTCGAGCGCTGACCTTGAGCACGAGATGGGTCACTCGAGTTCGGAGGCGGGGCACCGCCACCAGCGCCCCGTTGTGCACCGCGACCACATGATGTTGGCCACCGACTGA
- a CDS encoding SemiSWEET family sugar transporter, which produces MFIEVFGWVAAALGVSSNLPQLIRILRERTSAGVSVQLWQVTAASTAAWCVHGFLVSAPQMQWPNLLMAALSSLIVVMVLRDRGEPVLRQFLLPTAVAALLIGSNLWLGALVFGLLVAVPQLVGQFSQLRLMIGAPDLTGVSLGYLSVILLVQTMWFIFGLATVDWALIVCAGSMVVICSINLAVYLVRRAQHRVALAA; this is translated from the coding sequence GTGTTCATTGAGGTTTTCGGGTGGGTGGCTGCTGCCCTCGGGGTGTCGTCCAACCTTCCCCAGTTGATCCGCATCCTCAGGGAGCGCACGAGCGCGGGGGTGTCGGTTCAGCTGTGGCAGGTGACCGCCGCGTCGACGGCCGCGTGGTGCGTCCACGGCTTCCTCGTGAGCGCCCCCCAGATGCAGTGGCCGAACCTGCTCATGGCCGCGCTCTCCTCGCTCATCGTGGTGATGGTGCTGCGCGACCGCGGGGAGCCGGTCCTGCGGCAGTTTCTCCTGCCCACCGCCGTCGCTGCGCTTCTCATCGGATCCAACCTGTGGCTCGGTGCGCTGGTCTTCGGCCTGCTCGTCGCGGTGCCGCAACTCGTCGGACAGTTCTCCCAGCTGCGCCTCATGATCGGCGCGCCGGACCTGACCGGGGTCTCGCTCGGGTACCTGAGCGTGATCCTGCTGGTGCAGACGATGTGGTTCATCTTCGGGCTCGCCACAGTCGACTGGGCACTCATCGTGTGCGCGGGCTCGATGGTTGTGATCTGCTCGATCAACCTCGCGGTCTACCTCGTGCGCCGCGCCCAGCACCGGGTCGCCCTCGCCGCCTGA